A region from the Nasonia vitripennis strain AsymCx chromosome 4 unlocalized genomic scaffold, Nvit_psr_1.1 chr4_random0006, whole genome shotgun sequence genome encodes:
- the LOC103318042 gene encoding uncharacterized protein LOC103318042 gives MSGFSDYRYSTLDEEMVAKLDSLKGRSRAQDRFHPPSKFEHVLSHSNALKQSGGPPLAGAASSNDVIYTKPVVSMTYDYPPTNFDSNPMSTPPDSFSIYSPTKLSDNTYSSGPSGDSPPSLTEYDSKPPSFDFDQPPKSLDFPDHFDDLPSYVQPQETIYDQIPDDHFHHHHHHHRPTTEEPEMMDQRLNKRPYSYYYIGRKLWYIPLYFSIYFIIYIGALVLKSIARHKINFPAHLAAVAEHGRSDDGHSWRDYLEMVLEGIEKYGRMP, from the exons ATGTCAGGATTTTCTGATTACAGATACTCAACGCTAGACGAAGAAATGGTTGCAAAGCTCGACAGTCTTAAGGGAAGGAGTCGAGCCCAGGATCGGTTTCATCCGCCGTCCAAGTTTGAGCATGTTCTGTCCCATTCAAACGCTTTAAAACAATCGGGTGGTCCGCCGCTTGCCGGGGCAGCTTCGAGTAACGATGTAATTTATACAAAGCCTGTCGTTTCCATGACCTACGATTACCCGCCCACAAACTTCGACTCTAATCCGATGTCAACGCCACCGGAcagtttttcgatttattcACCTACTAAG CTTTCAGATAATACATACTCCTCCGGCCCGAGCGGCGACTCACCTCCGTCTCTTACCGAGTACGACAGCAAACCTCCCAGCTTTGACTTTGATCAGCCGCCGAAATCTCTAGACTTTCCTGATCACTTTGACGATCTTCCATCTTATGTTCAGCCCCAGGAGACAATCTATGACCAAATCCCTGACGACCACTTCCACcaccaccatcaccaccaTCGACCCACGACCGAAGAGCCGGAGATGATGGACCAGCGACTTAACAAACGCCCCTATTCCTACTACTATATCGGGAGAAAGCTCTGGTACATCCCGCTATACTTCAGCATCTACTTTATAATCTACATTGGGGCTCTGGTTCTCAAGAGCATCGCCAGGCACAAGATTAATTTCCCCGCTCATCTCGCCGCTGTGGCCGAACATGGCAGGAGCGATGATGGTCACAGTTGGAGGGACTACCTGGAGATGGTACTCGAGGGGATCGAGAAGTACGGCAGGATGCCTTGA
- the LOC100114298 gene encoding ribonuclease Oy, protein MAKMLAFYALAAVLQVSNCMNLPAIITAKYDMLIFTQAWPMTSCYEWEEKSPSHKCNLPPDEEWSIHGLWPTKNGTMGPFFCNRTMHFNLAALESLRAQLEVKWIDVHKGAKPHEFWRHEWEKHGTCSVDLEVVNTEKKYFQKGLDLLDQYDMKHVLGKANIVPNGKYHLQDYLDGVRKILGKNAQVECVRNTKRKELYISEMRICFDRQFDLIDCNGIPHFPSNCDHNQQIIYPGSVPDLITHLQPSAIQI, encoded by the exons ATGGCAAAAATGCTGGCGTTCTATGCCTTGGCAGCTGTTCTGCAGGTGTCGAATTG catGAATCTGCCGGCCATAATAACCGCAAAGTACGATATGCTGATCTTCACGCAAGCCTGGCCCATGACATCCTGTTACGAGTGGGAAGAGAAATCCCCGTCTCACAAGTGCAATCTCCCACCGGATGAGGAATGGTCAATCCACGGATTGTGGCCTACGAAAAACGGGACAATGGGTCCGTTTTTCTGCAACAGAACTATGCACTTCAACTTGGCAGCGCTGGAATCACTCCGGGCTCAATTAGAAGTCAAGTGGATTGACGTACATAAGGGCGCAAAACCCCACGAGTTCTGGAGGCATGAGTGGGAAAAACATGGAACCTGCTCTGTCGACCTAGAGGTCGTGAATACTGAGAAGAAGTATTTTCAGAAGGGATTGGATCTTTTGGATCAGTACGATATGAAGCATGTACTTGGAAAGGCCAATATTGTGCCAAATGGAAAGTACCATCTGCAGGATTACCTCGACGGTGTGAGGAAAATTTTGGGGAAGAATGCGCAAGTTGAATGCGTGAGAAATACC AAGAGGAAGGAGCTCTACATATCCGAAATGCGCATCTGCTTCGATAGGCAATTCGACCTAATAGATTGCAACGGCATCCCTCACTTTCCCAGCAACTGTGACCACAACCAGCAAATAATATATCCAGGAAGTGTGCCAGATTTGATAACGCATCTGCAGCCGTCGGCTATTCAGATATGA